In uncultured Methanobacterium sp., a genomic segment contains:
- a CDS encoding phosphatase PAP2 family protein: MAVNTPETFQLRLFDFGTKKKLVLILCTAILWVGALIAYFTPGFDYWLVASFSSLRANYMFAGFWYYYTKYMLYVVGFPLIIIYIASFKVNKLKPYRLVLLLAIMTSAIGNPLIDPILKDFIARPRPFVTHLDLNNLYFANGFSFPSGHSFQAFANTLPLIICFLTNDKTFKRNWKKIVLALVLLVYAITLAFSRIIVGVHYLSDMLFGIGIAIILMVILASLLQWLLKKDYLNLQNEKGYALVFLTMTIMNTIFIY, translated from the coding sequence ATGGCTGTGAACACCCCTGAAACTTTCCAACTAAGATTATTTGATTTCGGAACCAAAAAAAAGTTGGTTTTGATTTTATGCACCGCTATTTTATGGGTAGGTGCACTAATTGCCTATTTCACTCCTGGTTTTGATTACTGGCTGGTAGCCAGTTTTAGTTCACTACGTGCAAATTATATGTTTGCAGGTTTCTGGTATTATTACACCAAATATATGCTTTATGTGGTTGGATTCCCACTTATAATCATTTACATTGCTTCGTTTAAAGTTAATAAACTGAAACCATACCGTTTAGTGCTCCTATTAGCCATAATGACTTCTGCAATTGGAAATCCACTGATTGATCCTATTTTAAAGGATTTTATTGCTCGTCCACGCCCTTTTGTGACCCATCTTGATCTTAACAATTTGTATTTTGCTAATGGTTTTTCTTTTCCATCTGGACATTCTTTCCAGGCATTCGCAAACACTTTACCCCTGATAATCTGTTTTTTAACCAACGATAAAACATTTAAAAGAAACTGGAAAAAAATAGTTTTAGCATTAGTTCTTCTGGTTTACGCCATAACACTTGCTTTCAGCAGGATTATCGTAGGAGTACATTACTTATCGGACATGCTATTTGGAATTGGGATAGCAATCATCCTAATGGTGATTTTAGCCAGTTTATTGCAATGGTTACTTAAAAAAGACTATTTAAATCTTCAAAATGAAAAAGGATATGCTTTGGTCTTTTTAACCATGACCATAATGAATACTATTTTCATTTATTGA
- the larB gene encoding nickel pincer cofactor biosynthesis protein LarB has product MKKILQELINGNISMEEAEKKLKTMQIEELGDFAKIDTGRDLRTGFPEAIFAEGKDDQDLIKIIMACAKRGRVMVTRLEEDRYHNIKDEINFIQNESFKVEYNRKARILLLKDGEIEKQGKIGIITAGTSDIPVAEEARVVAEEAGCEVLTSYDVGVAGIHRLFSKIRWMLEEDVKAIIVVAGMEGALPSVVAGLVDVPVVGVPTSVGYGVGKGGFTALNAMLQSCAPGIAVVNIDNGFGAAIFAATVIKQLIND; this is encoded by the coding sequence ATGAAGAAAATACTCCAGGAACTAATCAATGGTAATATTTCCATGGAAGAAGCTGAAAAAAAGCTTAAAACTATGCAAATAGAAGAATTGGGGGATTTTGCGAAAATAGACACTGGTCGTGACCTTCGAACTGGTTTCCCAGAGGCTATTTTTGCGGAGGGTAAAGACGATCAGGATCTGATTAAAATCATCATGGCATGTGCAAAGCGTGGCAGGGTAATGGTAACCAGACTGGAAGAAGATAGATACCATAATATTAAAGATGAAATTAATTTTATTCAAAATGAATCATTTAAAGTTGAGTACAATCGAAAAGCAAGGATTTTACTCCTTAAAGATGGAGAAATAGAGAAGCAGGGGAAAATTGGTATTATCACCGCTGGTACTTCAGACATTCCAGTGGCAGAAGAGGCACGTGTGGTTGCGGAGGAGGCAGGATGTGAAGTATTAACCTCCTACGATGTGGGTGTTGCTGGAATTCATCGATTATTTTCAAAAATCAGGTGGATGCTGGAAGAGGATGTTAAGGCCATCATAGTGGTTGCGGGTATGGAAGGAGCACTACCATCAGTGGTTGCTGGCTTGGTGGATGTTCCAGTAGTAGGAGTACCAACATCAGTGGGTTACGGTGTGGGGAAAGGAGGTTTCACAGCATTAAATGCCATGTTACAATCTTGCGCACCTGGAATAGCAGTAGTGAATATTGATAACGGATTCGGAGCAGCTATATTTGCTGCTACTGTGATAAAACAACTAATAAATGATTGA
- the hypF gene encoding carbamoyltransferase HypF produces MKKARILVQGIVQGVGFRPNVYRIAKALGINGYVRNLGNVVEIVVEGNEKDIMTFSHDLKLKKPPISKIDSVKIEWLDEGSSPEFNGFRILESSSNFSGSSVIPPDVATCDRCMKEVMRAGDRRYLYPFTACTDCGPRFTVINAIPYDRDRTSMEEFPLCPECLDEYQDPEDRRYHAEATCCPVCGPEVFLYREDRIESENPIKEAAQLLDEGNVLAIKGIGGTHLVASTIDDLPVIKLRERLGRMNQPFACMSPDVPTICSFAEVADYEEKTLLSRNRPIVVLKKSVDYYLSPQVAPDLHNLGVMLPYSALHHLLFTYTDAPAYIMTSANMPGEPMLTQNQEIISKLDGVADYYLLHNREIVNRCDDSVVRFRGGDMAFIRRSRGYVPEPYDFSRINTDLNVLALGPEIDVTFSLLKEGKCYVSQHIGDTTKYETFLYLPKAIEHMMGITRAQNIDVVACDLHPQFFTTKLAHELGEKFNCPVLKVQHHHAHAAALSLDWELDEFICIAADGVGYGADGSAWGGEILHYHGAEYERVASLMPQEMPGGDLTTRYPARMMMGMLHPLYSAEEIMDLMKTHYIDYFPHGLKEIEIIATQLEKNFNLTKTTSTGRVLDALAACLKICGERTYEGECAMKLESTAYHGEDTVEIPLKISRKDGMNVLDTSQLISSVLKKKMDGMPLEDLAYSAQKVVSRGLAELAIRIARKKGVDTIGGSGGVFYNEAISMAIKEVVEDEGYNFIQHKNSCAGDGSVSLGQAMVAALKCGKQS; encoded by the coding sequence TTGAAAAAAGCACGTATACTGGTTCAAGGGATTGTGCAGGGAGTGGGCTTCCGTCCCAATGTTTACAGAATAGCTAAAGCTCTGGGGATTAATGGATACGTGCGAAACCTGGGTAATGTGGTTGAAATTGTGGTTGAAGGGAATGAAAAAGATATAATGACTTTTTCACATGATCTAAAACTTAAAAAACCACCCATATCCAAAATTGATTCTGTGAAAATAGAATGGTTAGATGAGGGTAGTTCACCAGAATTTAATGGTTTTCGGATACTAGAAAGCTCGTCTAACTTTTCAGGATCTTCAGTTATACCACCCGATGTTGCCACCTGTGACCGTTGCATGAAAGAGGTTATGCGAGCAGGTGATCGGCGTTACCTTTATCCTTTCACTGCATGCACTGATTGTGGACCTCGTTTCACTGTTATTAATGCCATTCCCTATGATAGGGACAGAACCTCCATGGAAGAATTCCCCTTATGCCCGGAATGTTTAGATGAATACCAGGATCCAGAAGACAGACGCTACCATGCGGAAGCCACTTGTTGTCCAGTATGTGGGCCTGAAGTTTTCCTTTACCGTGAAGATAGGATTGAATCTGAAAATCCCATTAAAGAAGCTGCTCAACTGCTGGATGAAGGTAATGTGCTTGCAATTAAGGGTATTGGAGGCACCCATCTGGTGGCCAGTACCATTGATGATCTTCCAGTTATCAAGCTGCGTGAAAGACTGGGTAGAATGAACCAGCCCTTTGCCTGCATGTCACCTGATGTTCCCACTATCTGCAGCTTTGCTGAAGTGGCAGATTACGAAGAAAAAACGTTATTATCTAGGAATAGGCCCATTGTTGTCCTTAAAAAGAGCGTGGATTATTATTTATCCCCTCAGGTTGCACCTGATCTGCATAACCTGGGTGTGATGCTCCCTTATTCTGCCCTGCATCATTTGCTTTTCACCTACACCGATGCACCGGCTTACATCATGACCTCGGCCAACATGCCTGGTGAACCCATGCTCACCCAGAATCAGGAGATAATCAGTAAGCTGGATGGTGTGGCTGATTATTACCTCTTGCACAACCGTGAAATTGTTAATCGATGCGATGATAGTGTGGTTCGGTTCCGCGGTGGAGACATGGCATTTATAAGACGTTCCAGGGGTTATGTTCCCGAACCATATGATTTTTCCCGTATAAACACTGATTTGAATGTTCTGGCTCTTGGTCCTGAGATTGATGTGACTTTTTCCCTGCTAAAGGAAGGAAAGTGTTATGTATCCCAGCATATCGGGGATACCACTAAGTACGAGACTTTTCTCTATCTCCCGAAGGCAATTGAGCATATGATGGGAATTACCAGGGCTCAGAATATTGATGTGGTGGCCTGTGACTTGCATCCTCAGTTTTTCACCACCAAATTGGCCCATGAATTAGGGGAGAAATTCAACTGCCCGGTTTTGAAGGTGCAACACCATCATGCCCATGCTGCTGCACTGTCCCTGGACTGGGAGTTGGATGAGTTTATCTGTATTGCGGCTGACGGTGTGGGTTATGGGGCGGATGGTAGTGCCTGGGGAGGTGAAATACTTCATTATCACGGTGCAGAATATGAGCGGGTTGCCAGTTTAATGCCTCAAGAAATGCCAGGAGGAGATTTGACCACCCGTTACCCTGCTAGGATGATGATGGGTATGCTTCACCCTCTTTACAGTGCAGAAGAGATTATGGATCTTATGAAAACCCATTACATTGATTATTTCCCCCACGGATTAAAAGAAATCGAAATAATAGCTACACAACTGGAAAAAAACTTCAATCTTACCAAAACCACCAGTACTGGGCGAGTTCTGGATGCTCTGGCTGCTTGCCTTAAAATATGCGGGGAAAGGACTTACGAAGGAGAATGTGCCATGAAACTGGAATCAACTGCATATCATGGCGAAGATACAGTGGAAATACCATTAAAAATATCACGTAAGGATGGTATGAATGTTTTAGATACTTCTCAATTGATTTCATCTGTTTTGAAGAAGAAAATGGATGGAATGCCCCTTGAAGATCTGGCTTACTCTGCACAGAAGGTAGTTTCCAGGGGCCTGGCCGAACTGGCCATAAGAATAGCTCGCAAAAAGGGTGTTGATACCATAGGAGGTTCTGGTGGAGTTTTCTACAACGAAGCCATTAGTATGGCCATAAAAGAAGTTGTGGAAGATGAGGGTTACAATTTCATTCAACATAAAAATAGCTGTGCTGGTGATGGTTCTGTTTCCCTGGGGCAGGCCATGGTAGCTGCTTTAAAATGCGGGAAACAATCATAA
- a CDS encoding ArsR family transcriptional regulator yields MDLELLLDVMGCKTRRNILDLLRDEPRFVSQISRELEIGQKAIIEHLRAMEEAGLLSSNFQKIERGRPRKYYDISHDVEFQIFISQGTIRVKSPGHEFQELQLLEERARLGEDVSSELENLIGDYDEAKKHAEILLKQVDERKRALKIRSLNLPVMFNGEESQDEKP; encoded by the coding sequence ATGGATTTAGAGTTATTACTGGATGTTATGGGCTGTAAAACCCGTAGGAACATACTTGACCTTTTAAGGGATGAACCTCGCTTTGTCAGCCAGATATCCCGAGAACTGGAGATCGGCCAGAAAGCCATAATTGAACACCTACGTGCCATGGAAGAAGCAGGCCTTTTAAGCTCAAATTTCCAGAAAATAGAGCGAGGAAGACCTAGAAAATATTATGACATATCACACGATGTGGAATTTCAGATATTCATCAGCCAGGGCACTATCCGTGTGAAATCCCCTGGACATGAATTTCAGGAACTGCAACTACTGGAAGAAAGAGCCCGGTTGGGTGAAGATGTTTCATCTGAACTGGAAAATCTCATAGGAGACTATGATGAGGCCAAAAAACATGCAGAAATCCTGTTAAAACAGGTGGATGAAAGGAAAAGAGCTTTAAAGATACGATCCTTGAACCTACCCGTCATGTTTAATGGGGAAGAATCCCAGGATGAAAAACCATAG
- the grpE gene encoding nucleotide exchange factor GrpE, whose protein sequence is MTDKKDVAKMKDDLKELESEIQKKNDEIKEKEEEITSKDEKIAQYHEQVLRLQADFDNFKKRTEKELSDQIHYANEKLILKVLDSYEDLERALKSGKSDDLHEGVEMIYQNLKNILEGEGLEEISAKGEKFDPYQHEALMAESHEDFKNGEIIEELCKGYKLNSKVIKYSKVKVCKKTDEK, encoded by the coding sequence ATGACTGATAAAAAAGACGTTGCTAAGATGAAGGATGATCTGAAGGAATTAGAGTCAGAGATCCAGAAAAAAAATGATGAAATTAAGGAGAAGGAAGAGGAAATCACCAGCAAAGATGAGAAAATAGCACAATACCACGAACAGGTGTTAAGACTTCAAGCAGATTTTGATAACTTCAAAAAACGAACAGAGAAAGAATTAAGTGATCAAATTCATTACGCCAATGAAAAACTCATTCTTAAAGTACTGGACTCCTATGAAGACCTGGAAAGAGCCCTTAAATCAGGTAAATCCGATGATCTGCACGAAGGAGTGGAAATGATCTACCAGAACCTGAAAAATATCCTGGAAGGAGAAGGTCTGGAAGAAATCTCTGCAAAGGGAGAAAAATTCGACCCTTACCAGCACGAAGCACTCATGGCAGAATCCCATGAAGATTTTAAGAATGGAGAAATAATTGAAGAACTTTGTAAAGGTTATAAATTGAATTCTAAGGTTATAAAATATTCTAAAGTTAAAGTTTGTAAGAAAACTGATGAAAAATAA
- the dnaK gene encoding molecular chaperone DnaK yields MAKTEKIIGIDLGTSNSAAAVLVGGKPTIIPSAEGATQYGKSFPSYVAFTDDGQRLVGEPARRQAVTNPEKTITSIKRQMGTSYKVDISGKQYTPQEISAFILQKIKKDAEAFLGEEVKKAVITVPAYFDDNQRTATKDAGTIAGLDVVRLVNEPTAASLAYGIDKSSDDDELEIMVFDFGGGTLDVTIMEFGGGVFEVRSTSGDTKLGGTDMDATIMNYLAAEFKKETGVDVLNDDQAVQRLREAAEKAKIELSTTLKTEINLPFITATQDGPKHLTHTLTRAKLEELVDSIIKRCSAPMEQALKDAKMSKSDVDKIILVGGPTRMPIVQKFVEDYIGKPVERGIDPMECVAVGAAIQGGVLAGEIKDLVLLDVTPLSLGIETLGGVFTKLIERNTTIPTKKSQVFTTAADSQTSVDIHVLQGERSVATGNTTLGRFQLVGIPPAPRGMPQIEVTFDIDANGILNVSAKDMGTGKEQAITITAPNKLSEDEIDQKIKEAEQHADEDKKRQEEVEIRNNADSMIYTAEKTLDELGDKVQADQKTKIEGLVKELREVIGGDDLEAIKAKTEELTKVVQEVGAAIYQQAQQEQAQQQQQQGQNAQDQQGQDPKDDDTIDADYEVKK; encoded by the coding sequence ATGGCTAAAACAGAAAAAATTATAGGAATTGACCTGGGAACCAGTAACTCTGCAGCTGCAGTGCTGGTGGGTGGTAAGCCAACCATCATACCCAGTGCAGAGGGAGCTACCCAGTATGGTAAATCATTCCCCAGCTACGTGGCTTTCACTGATGACGGTCAGCGCCTGGTGGGAGAACCTGCCAGAAGACAGGCAGTAACCAACCCTGAGAAAACTATCACATCCATAAAAAGGCAGATGGGTACCAGTTACAAGGTAGACATATCCGGAAAACAGTACACTCCACAGGAAATCTCCGCATTTATCCTGCAAAAAATTAAAAAGGATGCAGAAGCATTCCTGGGAGAAGAAGTGAAAAAAGCAGTCATAACCGTACCTGCCTACTTCGACGACAACCAGAGAACCGCCACCAAAGACGCAGGGACCATTGCTGGACTGGACGTAGTAAGACTGGTCAACGAACCCACCGCCGCCAGCCTGGCCTACGGTATTGATAAATCCAGTGATGATGATGAACTGGAAATCATGGTTTTCGATTTCGGTGGAGGTACACTGGACGTAACCATCATGGAATTCGGAGGGGGAGTCTTCGAAGTTAGATCAACCAGTGGTGACACCAAACTGGGAGGAACCGACATGGACGCCACCATCATGAACTACCTGGCAGCAGAGTTCAAAAAAGAAACCGGTGTTGACGTCTTGAATGATGATCAGGCTGTGCAGAGATTGAGAGAAGCTGCTGAAAAAGCCAAGATCGAACTATCCACCACCCTGAAAACCGAAATCAACTTACCATTCATCACCGCCACCCAGGATGGTCCAAAACACTTAACCCACACTCTAACTCGAGCTAAACTGGAAGAACTGGTTGATTCCATCATCAAACGCTGTTCTGCACCAATGGAACAGGCCTTAAAGGATGCTAAAATGTCTAAAAGTGATGTGGATAAGATCATCCTGGTGGGAGGACCTACAAGGATGCCCATTGTCCAGAAATTCGTGGAAGACTACATTGGTAAACCCGTAGAACGTGGAATCGACCCTATGGAATGTGTGGCTGTAGGAGCTGCAATTCAGGGAGGAGTACTGGCTGGTGAAATCAAAGACCTGGTCCTTCTGGATGTAACCCCATTATCTTTAGGTATTGAAACCCTGGGAGGGGTTTTCACCAAGTTAATCGAAAGGAACACCACCATACCCACCAAGAAAAGTCAAGTGTTCACCACTGCTGCCGACAGTCAAACCTCAGTGGATATACATGTTCTGCAGGGTGAAAGATCAGTAGCCACTGGAAACACCACCCTTGGCAGGTTCCAGCTGGTTGGAATCCCACCAGCACCCCGCGGAATGCCACAGATCGAAGTAACCTTCGATATAGACGCCAATGGTATCCTCAATGTGTCAGCTAAGGATATGGGAACTGGTAAGGAACAGGCCATTACCATCACCGCCCCCAACAAATTATCCGAGGACGAAATTGACCAGAAGATCAAGGAAGCTGAACAACACGCCGACGAGGACAAAAAACGTCAGGAAGAAGTGGAAATCCGGAACAATGCAGATTCAATGATCTACACCGCCGAGAAAACCCTGGATGAACTGGGTGATAAGGTCCAGGCCGACCAGAAGACCAAGATCGAAGGACTGGTCAAAGAACTCCGGGAAGTAATTGGTGGAGATGATCTGGAAGCCATTAAAGCAAAAACCGAAGAACTGACCAAAGTTGTGCAGGAAGTTGGAGCTGCCATTTACCAACAGGCCCAGCAAGAACAGGCCCAGCAGCAACAGCAGCAGGGACAGAATGCGCAAGATCAGCAAGGTCAGGATCCTAAGGACGATGACACCATCGACGCCGACTATGAAGTAAAGAAATAG
- the dnaJ gene encoding molecular chaperone DnaJ, protein MAEKRDYYEVLGVEKGSTKKDIKKAYRKLAMEYHPDVSEDPEAGEKFKEISEAYAVLSDEEKRNTYDQYGHAGMGGFSQEDIFNNINFEDIFRGFGFGGNRGGSGGAGAGGFESIFDLFGFGGGRRNGPQQGDDVLYEMKITLEDAAQGLEEDIEVPHKKTCPHCNGSKAEPGTDSRTCDVCGGSGQVRQVQNTPLGQFATIRPCSACRGEGKIIDTPCHECHGKGIVRQKSTIHVKIPAGVEDGSRLRVTGEGDVGKQGGPPGDLYVLIRVKPHKYFQREGANLHYEKPISFVQATLGAKVDVPTIDGEVELKIPAGTQTGTSFRIKGQGMPHLRWNGKGNLYVNVKIITPKKLSPRQKELLEEFADISGNEIYQEEKGFFDKVKDAINH, encoded by the coding sequence ATGGCAGAGAAGCGCGATTATTACGAAGTCCTGGGAGTGGAGAAAGGATCCACTAAGAAAGATATTAAGAAGGCCTACCGTAAATTGGCTATGGAATATCACCCTGATGTGAGTGAAGACCCTGAAGCAGGTGAAAAATTCAAAGAGATCAGTGAAGCTTACGCTGTGTTATCCGATGAGGAGAAAAGAAACACTTACGACCAGTACGGCCATGCAGGGATGGGTGGATTCAGTCAGGAAGATATTTTTAACAATATCAACTTTGAAGACATTTTCCGCGGATTTGGATTCGGAGGAAACCGAGGCGGAAGCGGAGGAGCAGGAGCAGGTGGTTTCGAGAGCATATTCGACCTTTTCGGATTTGGTGGAGGCCGTCGCAACGGACCCCAGCAGGGCGATGATGTACTTTACGAGATGAAGATCACCCTGGAGGATGCAGCCCAGGGCCTGGAAGAAGACATTGAAGTCCCCCATAAAAAAACATGCCCCCACTGTAATGGATCAAAGGCAGAACCTGGAACTGATAGTAGAACCTGTGATGTCTGTGGCGGAAGCGGTCAGGTAAGACAGGTACAGAACACCCCACTGGGCCAGTTTGCCACCATACGCCCATGCAGTGCCTGCAGAGGCGAAGGGAAAATAATCGACACACCATGTCATGAATGCCATGGAAAAGGTATTGTAAGGCAAAAAAGTACCATTCACGTGAAAATACCGGCAGGAGTGGAAGATGGATCCCGTTTGCGAGTTACAGGCGAAGGAGATGTTGGTAAACAAGGTGGACCACCAGGCGATCTTTACGTTCTCATACGGGTGAAACCCCACAAGTACTTCCAGAGGGAAGGAGCCAACCTTCACTATGAAAAACCCATCAGCTTTGTACAGGCCACACTGGGGGCTAAAGTTGATGTTCCTACCATTGATGGAGAGGTGGAACTTAAAATCCCTGCTGGAACCCAGACCGGGACATCATTCCGTATAAAAGGCCAGGGCATGCCCCATTTAAGATGGAATGGTAAGGGTAACCTGTATGTGAATGTTAAAATCATCACCCCTAAGAAGCTCAGCCCCCGTCAAAAAGAACTCCTGGAAGAATTTGCCGATATCAGCGGCAATGAAATCTACCAGGAGGAAAAAGGTTTTTTTGATAAAGTGAAGGATGCCATTAACCATTGA
- a CDS encoding carboxymuconolactone decarboxylase family protein: protein MNTETTQSNDQEINVEEIMEKINSYFGFVPKIFQVLSENPPALKVYFDKVEVMMVDESLPPLTKEFISIGAAAALGSPHCLNTHLEVAREFGATNEQLLLAIILGASITETTALSRSLRVYDQFTGE from the coding sequence GTGAACACTGAAACTACACAGAGTAATGATCAGGAGATAAATGTTGAAGAAATAATGGAAAAGATAAACAGTTACTTTGGTTTTGTACCCAAAATATTCCAGGTTTTATCTGAAAACCCACCTGCTTTAAAGGTTTATTTTGACAAAGTAGAAGTTATGATGGTAGATGAGTCTCTTCCCCCTCTTACCAAGGAATTTATATCCATTGGGGCAGCTGCTGCCCTGGGATCACCCCACTGCCTAAACACTCACTTGGAGGTGGCCAGGGAATTTGGAGCCACCAATGAGCAGCTTCTTCTGGCAATTATTCTCGGAGCTTCTATAACTGAAACCACTGCCCTTTCACGGTCATTGAGGGTTTATGATCAGTTTACAGGAGAATAA
- a CDS encoding VTT domain-containing protein, which translates to MFNSILAGLEGFIVSYGPWAVFGGSILEQVVTPIPSSLVVLGASFFMMKGVALSMGSLETMFLNISIPAALGVTLGSLLYYGISYKIGIPFVQRAGKYLGVTVDDLEGVERKVKASKYENLFLFAARCVPVIPSIAISLFCGMIRYNPRNYVLITFFGALVQASLLGIIGWQFGNFYLTISEGLSFIDNIILVIIVLVVVYFVFTKRRQNKEKKD; encoded by the coding sequence ATGTTCAATAGTATTTTAGCAGGTTTGGAAGGATTCATAGTCAGCTACGGTCCCTGGGCAGTGTTCGGTGGATCCATACTGGAACAAGTAGTAACTCCTATCCCCTCCAGTTTGGTGGTGTTGGGTGCCAGTTTCTTCATGATGAAGGGGGTGGCTTTGTCGATGGGGTCACTGGAAACCATGTTTTTAAACATAAGCATTCCTGCTGCACTGGGAGTGACCCTGGGCTCACTTTTATATTATGGAATAAGTTATAAAATTGGAATTCCATTTGTCCAGCGAGCCGGGAAATATCTGGGGGTGACTGTGGATGATCTGGAAGGTGTGGAAAGGAAAGTGAAGGCCAGTAAGTATGAAAACCTGTTCCTATTTGCAGCCAGATGTGTACCAGTAATCCCCAGCATAGCAATCAGCTTGTTCTGTGGTATGATACGATACAATCCACGAAATTACGTCTTAATCACCTTTTTCGGAGCACTGGTACAGGCATCCTTATTGGGGATTATTGGATGGCAGTTTGGAAACTTTTATCTTACTATATCTGAGGGGTTATCATTTATAGACAATATAATACTTGTAATCATTGTATTAGTTGTTGTTTATTTCGTTTTTACAAAAAGACGACAGAATAAAGAAAAAAAGGATTAG
- a CDS encoding DUF308 domain-containing protein, producing MQKNTLAIVLIILGIIVLAFPLLGLVPISILTGLGVAFLGIGLILAGFSDRVESSGLGLLEIVLGIIALVLGLGFILNPGLFSFVAGLIVYMAGLFLIIVGIVALFTKAGGSRWNGVVAIIIGLIYLIFGYFISNPFYLGILIGLWLLITGIMMFFQKD from the coding sequence ATGCAGAAAAATACCCTGGCCATAGTACTGATAATTTTAGGTATAATAGTCTTGGCCTTTCCCCTGCTGGGACTAGTTCCAATTAGTATCTTAACCGGTCTTGGAGTGGCATTTTTAGGTATAGGTCTCATACTCGCCGGTTTTTCCGACAGAGTGGAAAGCAGCGGTCTGGGGCTTCTGGAGATAGTGCTGGGAATTATTGCTCTGGTACTGGGTCTTGGATTCATCCTGAACCCCGGTCTTTTCAGCTTTGTGGCAGGATTAATCGTCTACATGGCTGGTTTGTTCCTGATTATCGTCGGTATAGTTGCTTTATTCACTAAAGCCGGTGGTAGCCGTTGGAACGGAGTTGTTGCCATAATTATCGGGCTAATCTACCTGATATTTGGATATTTCATTTCCAACCCATTCTATCTAGGAATCTTAATCGGTTTATGGCTACTCATAACTGGAATTATGATGTTCTTCCAGAAGGATTAA
- a CDS encoding DUF1622 domain-containing protein, with product MYTEIVYYISYSLALFGALLVFYGGIRAAIKVISKELLRKSYEYNDIRLDFTNKIVLALEFFIAADLIKSIMQPTLSDVVVLAVIVGIRTVVGYSLNAELKELSDVK from the coding sequence ATGTATACCGAGATAGTTTATTATATTTCTTATTCTTTAGCCCTATTTGGGGCTCTTTTAGTTTTTTATGGCGGAATAAGGGCAGCAATTAAGGTTATATCCAAGGAACTTTTGAGGAAATCCTATGAATATAATGACATCCGCCTGGACTTCACCAACAAGATAGTATTAGCTCTAGAATTTTTTATAGCTGCAGATCTAATCAAGAGCATAATGCAACCAACCTTAAGTGATGTTGTTGTTCTGGCAGTGATTGTGGGCATAAGAACAGTGGTAGGATATTCTTTAAATGCGGAATTAAAGGAATTATCAGATGTTAAATGA